One Chlorobaculum limnaeum genomic window carries:
- a CDS encoding B12-binding domain-containing radical SAM protein, which yields MAYYRNICFVEAPQAIVTPFPRYISDCIGVCYLAAAVEDIVESMAMPENYYNDGIFESFEKLLKSRPFDLVAISSMTGCFNNAEKLARIAKKHGITVVMGGFHPTALPEEVLDLGCVDLVVVGEGEATFRELVEKGPSREVKGLCWKENGEFVHTGMRELIRDVDSIRLPLRSIRPERFGEKSDEYTIDTIYTSRGCPWVCSFCANDKMHKQWRGRSAENVVEEIARLHDPKKKKLLKIWDANFLTNIRRVERICELMIERGLTNFRIVTETRAKDVIRAERILPKLRKIGLSKVGLGIESPNPKTLALMNKENSLDEVTTAINLLNQYGVGSEGYFIVGHYSESVEDTMPYPRFARALGLRQTLFMAMTPYPGTRIFEEYDRDNNITSRDWDLYNNFVPVIRTAHMENRDIMRMMVYCNVAFCDYRSVLKRDDNRGVLLTFLKDLFQLVFLLKVNKTLDRKEASQIVFEAFELWLGANPALDYAKTPPPPPLRQPTGVCLLHMASGKRIDFVVEQAGDRRVLKLREVPASELTPFPVVRLDEVVDAAFSLSMDALMRLLYRNELMRNNPRLTARQALALIGDRDIRKLALRFWRLYRGCLR from the coding sequence ATGGCGTATTACAGGAACATCTGTTTTGTCGAGGCTCCGCAGGCGATTGTTACGCCGTTTCCGAGGTATATCAGCGACTGTATCGGCGTATGCTATCTTGCCGCCGCTGTGGAGGATATCGTCGAGAGCATGGCGATGCCGGAGAACTACTACAACGACGGGATTTTCGAGAGCTTCGAGAAGTTGCTGAAATCGCGCCCGTTCGATCTCGTGGCGATCTCCTCGATGACCGGGTGCTTCAACAACGCTGAGAAGCTGGCGCGGATCGCCAAAAAGCATGGCATCACGGTGGTGATGGGTGGCTTCCATCCGACCGCGCTGCCGGAAGAGGTGCTCGATCTCGGCTGCGTCGATCTGGTGGTCGTCGGCGAGGGCGAGGCGACCTTCCGGGAGCTGGTCGAAAAAGGGCCGTCGCGCGAGGTGAAGGGGCTTTGCTGGAAAGAGAACGGCGAGTTCGTCCATACCGGAATGCGCGAGCTGATCCGCGATGTCGATTCGATCCGCCTGCCGCTGCGCTCGATCCGGCCCGAGCGGTTCGGCGAGAAGAGCGATGAGTACACCATCGATACGATCTACACCTCGCGCGGCTGCCCGTGGGTTTGCTCGTTCTGCGCGAACGACAAGATGCACAAGCAGTGGCGCGGACGGAGCGCGGAGAATGTCGTCGAGGAGATCGCCCGGTTGCACGATCCCAAAAAGAAGAAGCTGCTGAAAATCTGGGACGCCAACTTCCTGACCAACATCAGGCGCGTCGAGCGGATTTGCGAGCTCATGATCGAGCGCGGGCTGACCAACTTCCGGATCGTCACCGAGACGCGGGCCAAAGATGTGATTCGAGCCGAGCGCATTCTGCCGAAGCTTCGCAAGATCGGCCTCAGCAAGGTGGGGCTCGGCATCGAGAGTCCGAACCCGAAGACGCTCGCCTTGATGAACAAGGAGAACTCGCTCGACGAGGTGACGACGGCGATCAATCTGCTCAACCAGTACGGCGTCGGCTCCGAGGGGTACTTTATCGTCGGCCACTACTCGGAGAGCGTCGAGGACACGATGCCCTATCCCAGGTTCGCCCGCGCTCTCGGCCTGCGCCAGACGCTCTTCATGGCGATGACCCCCTATCCCGGCACCCGGATTTTCGAGGAGTACGACCGCGACAACAACATCACCTCGCGCGACTGGGATTTGTACAACAACTTTGTGCCGGTGATTCGCACGGCGCACATGGAGAACCGCGACATCATGCGCATGATGGTCTACTGCAACGTGGCCTTCTGCGACTACCGCTCCGTGTTGAAGCGCGACGACAATCGCGGGGTGTTGCTCACGTTCCTGAAGGATCTGTTCCAGCTCGTCTTTCTGCTGAAGGTCAACAAGACGCTCGACCGAAAGGAGGCTTCGCAGATTGTGTTCGAGGCGTTCGAACTGTGGCTCGGCGCCAATCCGGCGCTCGATTACGCCAAAACGCCGCCCCCGCCGCCGCTCAGGCAGCCGACCGGCGTGTGCCTCTTGCACATGGCATCGGGCAAGCGGATCGACTTCGTCGTCGAGCAGGCGGGCGACAGGCGGGTGCTGAAGCTGCGCGAGGTTCCGGCCAGCGAGCTGACGCCGTTTCCGGTCGTGCGCCTCGACGAGGTGGTCGATGCCGCCTTCTCGCTCTCGATGGACGCGCTCATGCGCCTGCTCTACCGCAACGAACTGATGCGAAACAACCCGCGCCTGACCGCCCGCCAGGCGCTGGCGCTCATCGGAGACCGCGACATCCGCAAGCTGGCGCTGCGCTTCTGGCGGCTGTATCGCGGGTGTTTGCGGTGA
- a CDS encoding bacteriochlorophyll c-binding family protein: protein MTDFNGAFVRGAEAYGRFLEVFIDGHWWVVGDYLENAGKCTKRLGANAYPHLYGNTNSTALFRGNSPAVSGYARPSKETGRRFDS, encoded by the coding sequence ATGACGGATTTTAACGGCGCGTTTGTGCGCGGCGCCGAAGCTTATGGCAGGTTTCTCGAAGTTTTCATCGACGGTCACTGGTGGGTGGTCGGCGATTATCTCGAAAATGCAGGCAAATGCACCAAGAGACTCGGGGCTAACGCCTATCCTCATCTCTACGGCAACACAAACAGTACGGCGCTTTTCCGCGGCAACTCGCCTGCGGTTTCAGGATATGCCCGGCCGAGCAAGGAGACCGGCAGAAGATTCGACTCCTGA
- a CDS encoding TOBE domain-containing protein — translation MNISARNIFRGTIASIVSGAVNAEVTIALASGASIVSIITIGAVERLGLKEGMAASAIVKASTVILGTNLHDAKMSARNILCGTVTRVIDGPVNCEVDLEIGGGDVLSAVITHGSAEKLGFAEGAHACAIFKASSVIIGVD, via the coding sequence ATGAACATCAGCGCACGCAACATCTTCAGGGGAACGATTGCTTCGATCGTCAGTGGCGCGGTCAATGCCGAAGTCACCATCGCGCTCGCCAGTGGAGCTTCGATTGTTTCAATTATCACCATCGGAGCGGTCGAACGGCTCGGACTGAAAGAGGGCATGGCGGCCAGCGCCATCGTCAAGGCAAGCACGGTCATCCTCGGCACCAACCTGCACGACGCGAAAATGAGCGCCCGGAACATTCTCTGCGGCACCGTCACCCGCGTCATCGACGGGCCGGTCAACTGCGAAGTCGATCTCGAAATCGGTGGCGGCGACGTGCTTTCGGCAGTCATCACCCACGGCAGCGCCGAGAAGCTCGGCTTTGCCGAAGGCGCACACGCCTGCGCCATTTTCAAGGCATCGAGCGTGATCATCGGCGTCGACTGA
- a CDS encoding MFS transporter, which translates to MQDSSRASIRDVFSLPVIVAALGYFVDIYDLVLFSIVRVPSLKAFGLEGKALIDYGVFLLNMQMIGMLVGGILWGWLGDVKGRLKIMFGSILIYSLANIANGMVTSLEAYAVLRFIAGVGLAGELGAGITLVSEILHTKIRGYGTMLVASIGVTGAILANAVATHYDWRTAFFIGGALGLVLLVARFKVSESGMFQTMESKAAVSKGNLLALFTSRDRFFRYLNSILIGVPIWFVVGVLITFSPEFATALGIEGEVSAGNAVMFCYLGLVFGDLSSGLLSQVLKSRKKAVFVFLLLIIGSVAVFFLQAGATPAVFYAICAALGFSGGYWAIFVTVAAEQFGTNLRATVATTVPNFVRGMVVPITMLFQFTRGQFGLETGAIIVGAICIVLAFASLFALEETFHKDLDYFEEFM; encoded by the coding sequence ATGCAGGACTCATCTCGCGCGAGCATTCGCGACGTTTTTTCTCTTCCGGTCATCGTGGCCGCGCTTGGTTATTTCGTGGATATTTATGATCTCGTGCTCTTCAGCATCGTGCGCGTGCCGAGCCTCAAGGCGTTCGGGCTCGAAGGCAAGGCGCTCATCGACTACGGCGTCTTTCTGCTCAACATGCAGATGATCGGGATGCTGGTGGGCGGCATTTTGTGGGGCTGGCTCGGCGACGTGAAGGGGCGGCTGAAGATCATGTTCGGCTCGATCCTCATCTACTCGCTGGCCAACATCGCCAACGGAATGGTGACCTCGCTGGAGGCTTACGCCGTGCTGCGCTTCATCGCGGGGGTCGGGCTGGCGGGCGAGCTGGGGGCGGGCATCACGCTGGTCTCCGAGATTCTGCACACGAAAATTCGCGGCTACGGCACGATGCTGGTCGCCTCGATTGGCGTGACTGGCGCGATTCTGGCCAACGCGGTCGCGACGCATTACGACTGGCGCACGGCCTTTTTCATCGGCGGGGCGCTGGGCCTGGTGCTGCTGGTGGCGCGGTTCAAGGTCTCCGAGTCGGGCATGTTCCAGACGATGGAGAGCAAGGCGGCTGTCAGCAAAGGCAATCTGCTGGCGCTCTTCACCAGCCGCGACCGCTTTTTCCGCTATCTCAATTCGATTCTCATCGGAGTGCCGATCTGGTTCGTGGTGGGCGTGCTGATCACCTTCTCGCCCGAATTCGCCACGGCGCTTGGCATCGAGGGTGAAGTGTCGGCAGGCAACGCCGTGATGTTCTGCTACCTCGGCTTGGTGTTTGGCGACCTGTCGAGCGGTCTGTTGAGCCAGGTGCTGAAGAGCCGCAAGAAAGCGGTGTTCGTTTTTCTCCTGCTGATTATCGGGTCGGTGGCCGTGTTCTTCCTGCAAGCAGGGGCGACGCCAGCGGTTTTCTATGCCATCTGCGCCGCGCTTGGTTTTTCGGGCGGATACTGGGCGATTTTCGTGACCGTCGCCGCCGAGCAGTTCGGCACCAACCTCCGCGCCACGGTAGCCACGACCGTGCCGAACTTCGTGCGCGGCATGGTGGTGCCGATCACGATGCTCTTCCAGTTCACGCGCGGCCAGTTTGGCCTCGAAACCGGCGCCATCATCGTCGGCGCAATCTGCATTGTGCTCGCCTTCGCCTCGCTCTTCGCGCTGGAGGAGACGTTCCACAAGGACCTGGATTATTTCGAGGAGTTTATGTGA
- a CDS encoding HAD family hydrolase — translation MIEAILWDNDGVLVDSESLFFEMTRTFFAEAGLRVEAEYWSVEYLGNAKHSYQIAGELGLAPELIGPLLDRRNAAFVQRLRQSVPLMPKVRETIEALSGKVRLAIVTGSPRDKVMLMHAAHGLLDHFEVIVTDDEITNAKPHPEPYLKAMEMLGVEPERCLAVEDSRRGLDSAVAAGLRCIAVPNALTRIQRFERAFAVEQDASGVLKHVNAGTRSAYREM, via the coding sequence ATGATCGAGGCGATTCTTTGGGATAACGATGGGGTGCTGGTGGACAGCGAGTCGCTCTTTTTCGAGATGACGCGGACTTTTTTCGCCGAGGCGGGGTTGCGGGTCGAGGCGGAGTACTGGAGCGTCGAGTATCTCGGCAACGCCAAGCACAGCTACCAGATCGCCGGGGAACTCGGTCTCGCGCCGGAGCTGATTGGTCCGCTGCTCGACCGGCGCAACGCGGCGTTCGTCCAGCGCCTGCGTCAATCCGTGCCGCTCATGCCGAAGGTGCGCGAGACCATCGAGGCACTCTCCGGCAAGGTGCGGCTCGCCATCGTGACCGGCAGTCCGCGCGACAAGGTGATGCTGATGCACGCGGCGCACGGCCTGCTCGACCACTTCGAGGTGATCGTCACCGATGACGAAATCACGAATGCCAAGCCCCATCCGGAGCCGTATCTGAAAGCGATGGAGATGCTTGGCGTCGAGCCGGAGCGGTGTCTGGCTGTCGAGGATTCGCGGCGCGGCCTCGATTCAGCGGTGGCCGCCGGGCTGCGCTGCATCGCGGTGCCGAACGCGCTGACGAGGATTCAGCGCTTCGAGCGGGCTTTCGCGGTCGAACAGGATGCTTCGGGCGTTTTGAAGCACGTGAATGCCGGAACGCGGTCAGCGTATCGAGAGATGTAA
- a CDS encoding ISL3 family transposase — translation MPSLITHYQQLLGLPETWKVSDVRLSTSGPRIEIHLEYIGPKVECPECGKAGRIYDLAPEQRWRHLDTMEYETHLIARVPRCECKEHRIKTIQVPWATRYSRYTLKFEALAVELLQECSSIQSASRLLRLNWHATNEIMNRAVKRGLSRRNKEAIAHLGLDEKSFRAGHQYVTILNDLKGGRVLEVVQSRTTDGAEALLLSFEASQRQGVKSISMDMWKPFAIAAKKHLPQADIVHDRFHISKYLNEAVDTVRRQESRQLHHAGDRTLIGSKFTWLRNPENMTESQRTSFDQLMACELKTGKAWSMKNMFREFWRLGCRESASFFFDYWSERVDQLALKPMIKVKELLKRHLDNILNYFEHEMTNAVSEGLNSKIQLYKASARGFHSFHSYRIRILFYCGKLNMAITG, via the coding sequence ATGCCGAGCCTCATTACCCATTACCAGCAGTTATTAGGATTACCAGAAACATGGAAGGTGTCTGATGTCCGGCTGTCGACGTCCGGCCCCCGGATAGAAATCCATCTGGAGTATATCGGACCCAAAGTCGAATGCCCTGAATGCGGCAAGGCCGGACGAATTTATGACCTGGCGCCAGAACAACGGTGGCGGCATCTGGATACCATGGAGTACGAGACGCATCTGATAGCCAGGGTGCCTCGGTGTGAGTGCAAAGAGCACAGGATCAAGACAATTCAAGTTCCGTGGGCAACGCGCTATTCGCGCTACACCCTGAAGTTTGAAGCGCTTGCTGTCGAGTTGCTTCAGGAGTGTTCAAGCATTCAGTCGGCATCGAGGCTCTTGCGATTGAACTGGCATGCAACCAACGAGATCATGAACCGTGCAGTTAAGCGAGGCCTGAGCCGCCGGAATAAGGAGGCGATTGCTCATCTTGGTCTTGATGAAAAGAGCTTCCGGGCAGGCCATCAGTATGTGACGATCCTGAACGACCTGAAAGGTGGCCGGGTACTTGAGGTGGTCCAGAGCCGAACGACCGATGGAGCAGAAGCGCTACTCCTCAGCTTTGAAGCATCGCAACGCCAGGGTGTGAAATCGATCTCGATGGATATGTGGAAACCCTTCGCGATTGCTGCCAAAAAGCATCTGCCGCAGGCCGATATTGTGCATGACCGTTTCCATATCAGCAAATATCTGAACGAGGCGGTCGACACGGTTCGTCGCCAAGAGTCCCGTCAACTTCATCATGCAGGGGACAGGACTCTGATTGGCTCGAAATTCACCTGGCTGCGCAATCCGGAGAACATGACGGAAAGCCAGCGGACAAGCTTTGATCAATTGATGGCCTGTGAGCTGAAAACCGGAAAAGCCTGGTCGATGAAGAACATGTTTCGGGAGTTCTGGCGGCTGGGTTGTCGAGAGAGTGCAAGCTTCTTTTTCGATTACTGGTCTGAGCGCGTTGACCAGTTAGCGTTGAAACCCATGATCAAGGTCAAAGAGCTGCTGAAGCGGCATCTCGACAACATCCTGAACTATTTCGAGCACGAAATGACCAACGCAGTTTCCGAAGGTCTGAACAGCAAGATCCAGTTGTACAAAGCATCGGCCCGTGGGTTCCACAGCTTTCACAGCTACCGCATAAGGATTTTGTTTTACTGTGGAAAGCTCAACATGGCTATTACCGGTTGA
- a CDS encoding B12-binding domain-containing radical SAM protein: MNGKSRKKWLLVQPVSNTSMMVDSGSVSMPLNLMMVATLASELFEVDFIDERLGDRIPEDFSGYDVVAVTSRTLNAKKAFRIAEAAKKQGKIALLGGVHPTMSLDEAQAHATSVVYGEIESVWPELSQDVIDGAMKPLYRAEALKPMNAMLRPDFSFALRSRNSRKYSSRIPVLATKGCPVGCDFCTTPTIYGKNYRYRDIDLVLDEMRYHQQRLGKEAVNFSFMDDNISFRPKYFKELLGQMGWLNIRWNANISMNFLHDPEVAELAAWSGCELMSIGFESLNPETLKSMHKGSNRLDNYASVVKNLHDQKIAIQGYFMFGFDNDSEESFQMTYDFIMENRIDFPVFSLVTPFPGTPYFNEMKPRLRHFDWDKFDTYHYMFEPKGIGTEKFLENFVKIQKEVYGGRAIMRRMKGKPLNWVWLANLQMNRFTRALKPAMYL; the protein is encoded by the coding sequence ATGAACGGAAAATCACGAAAAAAATGGTTGCTGGTTCAGCCGGTGAGCAATACCAGCATGATGGTCGATTCGGGAAGCGTCAGCATGCCGCTGAACCTCATGATGGTGGCGACCCTCGCCAGCGAGCTTTTCGAGGTCGATTTCATCGATGAACGGCTGGGCGACCGGATTCCGGAGGATTTTTCAGGCTATGACGTCGTTGCCGTCACCTCTCGCACCCTGAACGCGAAAAAAGCCTTCCGCATCGCCGAAGCCGCAAAAAAGCAGGGCAAAATCGCGCTGCTCGGCGGTGTGCACCCGACCATGTCCCTCGATGAAGCCCAGGCTCATGCGACCAGCGTCGTGTATGGCGAAATAGAGTCTGTGTGGCCGGAACTGTCGCAAGATGTCATCGACGGCGCGATGAAGCCGCTCTATCGCGCCGAAGCGCTGAAGCCGATGAATGCGATGCTGCGGCCCGATTTTTCATTTGCGCTCCGCAGCCGCAACAGCCGGAAATACAGTTCGCGGATTCCCGTTCTCGCCACGAAAGGGTGCCCTGTCGGATGCGATTTCTGCACGACGCCCACCATTTACGGCAAGAACTACCGCTACCGCGACATCGACCTGGTGCTCGACGAGATGCGCTACCATCAGCAGCGTCTCGGCAAGGAGGCGGTCAACTTCTCCTTCATGGACGACAACATCAGTTTTCGCCCGAAATATTTCAAGGAGCTGCTCGGCCAGATGGGGTGGCTGAACATTCGCTGGAACGCCAACATTTCGATGAATTTCCTCCACGACCCAGAAGTTGCCGAACTCGCGGCCTGGTCGGGGTGCGAGCTCATGAGCATCGGGTTCGAGTCGCTGAACCCGGAAACGCTCAAAAGCATGCACAAGGGGTCGAACCGGCTGGACAACTACGCCTCGGTGGTTAAAAACCTGCACGACCAGAAAATCGCCATCCAGGGCTATTTCATGTTCGGCTTCGACAACGACAGCGAGGAGAGCTTCCAGATGACCTATGACTTCATCATGGAGAACCGGATCGATTTCCCGGTTTTTTCGCTGGTTACGCCCTTTCCCGGCACCCCCTATTTCAACGAGATGAAGCCACGGCTGCGCCATTTCGACTGGGACAAGTTCGACACCTATCACTACATGTTCGAACCCAAAGGGATCGGTACCGAAAAATTCCTCGAAAACTTCGTGAAGATACAGAAAGAGGTGTACGGTGGACGCGCCATCATGCGCCGGATGAAGGGCAAGCCGCTGAACTGGGTATGGCTGGCCAACCTTCAGATGAACCGGTTCACCCGCGCCCTGAAACCGGCCATGTATCTGTAA
- a CDS encoding phosphatidylglycerol lysyltransferase domain-containing protein: MDTSLPASWLRTDAPSPRYHAIKLPFSRFTWLPFADIPATYDLFDLYRDLKDSFPEGFVIRGCHPHISELFHSLRHDTFRSGIEAVLRLSDSSHFDGKKVRAALKRGWRHGVVEELPPGAMRSGRFRALFASSRHAGKPQLRHVFRSDPLHASRCFVFSSISGNWLACVTLSRQGAKAYHTELMLRSRHAPGDIMECLITEISARLREEGAEELSLGEVPFLLHKDDHQPLNLLEQMVFSAAPMFRHAYDYENLYFFKNKFQPVWRTMRLCAGPGVRFSPSFLTELAWSMGVVELLMFGGLAVPGG, from the coding sequence ATGGATACATCCCTGCCTGCGAGCTGGCTCAGAACCGATGCCCCTTCTCCACGCTACCACGCAATAAAACTGCCGTTTTCGCGTTTCACCTGGCTTCCTTTCGCCGATATCCCCGCGACGTACGATCTTTTCGATCTGTACCGCGATCTGAAGGATTCGTTTCCGGAGGGGTTTGTCATCCGGGGGTGCCATCCGCATATCAGCGAATTGTTCCACTCATTGCGGCACGACACCTTCAGGTCGGGAATCGAGGCGGTGCTCAGGTTGTCCGACAGCTCGCATTTTGACGGAAAAAAGGTCAGGGCCGCGCTCAAGAGAGGGTGGCGGCATGGGGTTGTCGAAGAGCTCCCGCCCGGGGCCATGCGCTCCGGGCGTTTCCGGGCGCTTTTCGCTTCATCGCGACATGCCGGAAAACCTCAGCTCCGTCATGTATTCCGGAGCGATCCGTTACACGCCTCGCGCTGTTTCGTGTTCAGCTCCATTTCGGGAAACTGGCTGGCCTGCGTGACGCTTTCGCGGCAGGGTGCCAAGGCATACCATACCGAGCTGATGCTCAGAAGCCGACACGCTCCCGGCGACATCATGGAGTGTCTGATCACGGAAATCTCGGCAAGACTCCGGGAGGAAGGCGCTGAAGAGCTGAGTCTGGGCGAAGTGCCGTTCCTGCTCCACAAGGATGACCATCAACCGTTGAATTTGCTCGAACAGATGGTGTTTTCCGCCGCGCCGATGTTCCGGCACGCCTACGATTACGAGAACCTCTACTTTTTCAAAAACAAGTTTCAACCCGTCTGGCGCACCATGCGTCTTTGCGCAGGCCCCGGTGTGCGGTTTTCCCCCTCGTTTCTTACCGAACTCGCCTGGTCGATGGGGGTTGTCGAACTGCTGATGTTCGGGGGATTGGCCGTTCCGGGAGGGTGA
- a CDS encoding hybrid sensor histidine kinase/response regulator yields MQDKATTHNTLAAITELYDAIPASVIIVDARMRLVGWNSFSRDTINGLTDHEMPDVNPLKRVHPDDLAEISRKARDIIHLDIEESGEFRMYHKNGPPYKWAMFRGKRAIIGGEPCVVAVVTEITELKQAEEGQQKLQKQLLQYQKMELVGQLAGGIAHDFNNTLAAIIGNTELALRKLNPADPATPNITDVHKLALRSAEMTRQLLAFARKQTATPQVFELNESVSECIHLHRSLIGNNIRIEWNPHGEPVQVKLDPMQLDQILSNLLINARDAITGCGCIRIGCETVRLAPGDCVADQAEFAPGTYAKLSITDNGCGIEEPVLPHIYEPFFTTKEVGKGTGLGLSTVYGIVMQQRGRIECRSECGAGTTFTVYLPLHLDERQTGDGAAKREKAALNAAETILVVDDEPFILKLIQEILESRDFTVFIARDASECLQIANGCARALDLLVTDIMLPDINGIEMSRLLRQKHPSMKLLFMSAHAPEQLALSRKEKNEVNFIQKPFGIGDFIEKIDRVLNMA; encoded by the coding sequence ATGCAAGACAAGGCAACAACGCACAACACGCTGGCCGCCATCACCGAACTGTATGACGCCATTCCGGCATCGGTCATCATCGTCGATGCGCGAATGCGGCTTGTCGGGTGGAACAGCTTTTCGCGCGACACTATCAACGGCCTCACCGACCATGAGATGCCGGATGTCAATCCGCTCAAGCGCGTGCACCCCGATGACCTTGCCGAAATCAGCCGGAAAGCGCGTGACATCATCCATCTCGATATAGAAGAGAGCGGCGAGTTCAGAATGTACCACAAAAACGGGCCGCCCTATAAATGGGCGATGTTCCGGGGCAAGCGAGCTATCATCGGCGGCGAACCCTGCGTGGTGGCGGTCGTTACGGAGATTACCGAACTCAAACAGGCTGAAGAGGGGCAGCAAAAGCTTCAGAAGCAGCTCTTGCAGTACCAGAAAATGGAGCTGGTCGGCCAACTTGCCGGAGGCATCGCGCACGACTTCAACAACACGCTGGCGGCCATCATCGGCAACACGGAGCTGGCGCTCAGAAAACTCAACCCCGCAGATCCCGCCACCCCGAACATCACTGATGTTCACAAGCTCGCTCTCCGCTCGGCGGAGATGACCCGCCAGTTGCTCGCGTTCGCAAGAAAGCAGACGGCGACGCCGCAAGTGTTCGAGCTGAACGAGTCGGTTTCGGAGTGCATCCACCTGCACCGGAGTCTTATCGGCAACAACATCCGGATCGAATGGAACCCGCACGGCGAACCGGTTCAGGTGAAGCTCGACCCCATGCAGCTCGACCAGATTCTCTCCAACCTGCTCATCAACGCGCGTGATGCCATCACCGGCTGCGGGTGCATCCGGATCGGGTGCGAAACCGTCCGGTTAGCGCCGGGCGACTGCGTTGCCGACCAGGCGGAATTCGCGCCGGGAACCTACGCGAAGCTCTCGATCACCGACAACGGCTGCGGTATCGAAGAGCCGGTGCTGCCCCATATATACGAGCCATTCTTCACCACCAAGGAGGTCGGCAAAGGCACCGGGCTTGGCCTCTCGACGGTCTACGGCATCGTGATGCAGCAAAGGGGACGCATCGAGTGCCGTTCGGAGTGCGGCGCAGGCACGACCTTCACGGTTTACCTGCCGCTGCACCTTGACGAGCGCCAAACGGGCGATGGCGCTGCCAAACGGGAGAAAGCCGCGCTGAATGCGGCGGAGACAATCCTCGTGGTTGACGACGAGCCTTTCATCCTCAAGCTGATCCAGGAAATTCTCGAAAGCCGGGACTTCACGGTTTTCATCGCCAGGGACGCCTCGGAGTGTCTGCAAATCGCCAACGGATGCGCCCGCGCGCTCGATCTCCTGGTGACGGACATCATGCTTCCGGACATCAACGGCATTGAAATGAGCCGTCTGCTCCGGCAGAAGCACCCCTCGATGAAGCTGCTCTTCATGTCGGCCCACGCGCCAGAACAGCTCGCCCTGAGCAGGAAGGAGAAAAACGAGGTAAACTTCATCCAGAAACCCTTCGGCATTGGCGACTTCATCGAAAAGATCGACCGTGTGCTGAACATGGCCTGA
- the bchG gene encoding (bacterio)chlorophyll synthase: MNIATLTASSSLGLKEKIKAHIELLDPVTWISVFPCLACGVMGSGAMQPTWHDYLLLLLLFVMYGPLGTGFSQSVNDYFDLELDRLNEPTRPIPSGRISEREAIWNWGIVLFAALAISIALSIHIGGQRGLILSVCMASGLIFGYIYSAPPFKLKKNIFLSAPAVGMSYGVITYLSANALFSEIRPEVVWLAVLNFFMAISLIIMNDFKSEKGDAESGMKSLTVLVGSRYTFLTAFIIIDLVFAGFAILAWQWGFHLLMYMILVSLVVNILVQIPIYRDPRTGASFMQGAVSDGFGNAIGKSEVHEHNAFLRFQVINNILFLINQFVAAGMIGMKYM, encoded by the coding sequence ATGAACATAGCCACACTGACTGCCAGCTCTTCTCTGGGCCTGAAAGAGAAGATCAAGGCCCACATCGAGCTGCTCGATCCGGTCACCTGGATCAGCGTTTTTCCATGCCTTGCCTGCGGTGTCATGGGTTCTGGCGCGATGCAGCCGACCTGGCATGATTACCTGCTGCTCTTGTTGCTCTTCGTCATGTACGGCCCGCTCGGCACGGGTTTCAGCCAGTCGGTGAACGACTATTTCGATCTGGAACTCGACCGGCTCAACGAACCGACCAGGCCGATCCCTTCCGGGCGGATCTCCGAGCGGGAGGCGATCTGGAACTGGGGCATCGTGCTCTTCGCCGCGCTCGCCATCAGCATCGCTCTGTCGATCCATATCGGCGGCCAGCGGGGCCTCATCCTGAGCGTCTGCATGGCAAGCGGCCTGATTTTCGGCTATATCTATTCAGCGCCGCCATTCAAGCTGAAAAAGAACATTTTTCTCTCGGCACCGGCGGTCGGCATGTCCTATGGCGTCATCACCTACCTTTCGGCAAACGCGCTCTTCAGCGAAATCAGGCCCGAAGTGGTCTGGCTGGCCGTGCTGAATTTCTTCATGGCGATTTCGCTCATCATCATGAACGATTTCAAGTCAGAGAAGGGCGATGCCGAAAGCGGCATGAAATCGCTGACCGTGCTCGTCGGCTCGCGCTACACCTTCCTCACGGCCTTCATCATCATCGACCTTGTCTTTGCAGGTTTCGCAATCCTCGCATGGCAGTGGGGTTTTCATCTCCTGATGTACATGATTCTCGTTTCGCTGGTGGTCAACATCCTGGTGCAGATTCCGATCTATCGCGATCCGCGAACCGGCGCGTCGTTCATGCAGGGCGCGGTCAGCGACGGCTTCGGCAACGCCATCGGCAAGAGCGAAGTGCACGAACACAACGCATTCCTGCGCTTTCAGGTGATCAACAACATCCTGTTTCTCATCAATCAGTTCGTGGCCGCAGGAATGATCGGCATGAAGTATATGTGA